In one Massilia endophytica genomic region, the following are encoded:
- a CDS encoding heparinase II/III family protein, with amino-acid sequence MSSLAWKLNRVKLMGAPEIAWRVQQVVQKGASRLGVGLASHPPEPVLSHLGIAFVGAPAEGIDLAALRAAADEVLAGRWNVFALRGLQLGFPPNWNRDPKTGTEAPMKLGKAIDYRRESVVGDIKYLWEPSRHLELVTLALAWRATGEERYAQGARALLESWFEQCPYARGVHWTSSLELAVRLVNWAFAWNLLGGADTALFNGQAGRDFRRRWLDNIYQHCHFIRGYFSRHSSANNHLFGEYMGLFIASVQWPCWAASAGWRELARRGLEAEALKQNTADGVNKEQAIYYQHEVMDMMLLCQHVARANGASFSPAYLERLERMAEFVAALMDAGGNVPMTGDADDAQMVRLSYEADWSPYRSLLASCALLFGRGDFKRKAGRLDDKNRWLFTHDGAEQWENLPPAGPEQPVMAFPEGGYYLLGKDFGGPREVRIVADCAPLGYLSIAAHGHADALSFTLSAGGEELLVDPGTYAYHTQKAWRDYFRSTAAHNTVQVDGMDQSEIAGNFMWLHKANARLLAHDVSGGVQVFEGEHDGYRRLADSVLHRRKICFDSNRNVVVVKDILESSNDHEVVLHWHFAEGCAVEKTPEGLRAAGSRVSMNMKCGLGEGAELLRCSEAPIGGWISRRFDEKTTITTAAWRGRIRGTAEIVTEIALQWL; translated from the coding sequence ATGAGTTCACTGGCGTGGAAACTTAACCGTGTGAAGCTGATGGGTGCGCCGGAAATCGCCTGGCGCGTGCAGCAGGTAGTGCAGAAAGGGGCAAGCAGGCTGGGTGTCGGTCTCGCCTCGCATCCCCCGGAGCCTGTGCTCTCGCACTTGGGCATCGCCTTTGTCGGCGCGCCCGCCGAGGGCATCGACCTGGCCGCGCTGCGCGCCGCGGCCGACGAGGTGCTGGCGGGGCGCTGGAACGTGTTTGCGCTGCGCGGCCTGCAGCTGGGCTTTCCGCCCAACTGGAACCGCGATCCCAAGACCGGCACCGAAGCGCCAATGAAGCTGGGCAAGGCCATCGACTACCGCCGCGAGTCCGTGGTGGGCGACATCAAATACCTGTGGGAGCCGAGCCGCCACCTGGAACTTGTGACCCTCGCGCTCGCCTGGCGCGCAACGGGAGAGGAGCGCTATGCGCAAGGCGCCCGCGCCCTGCTCGAATCCTGGTTCGAGCAGTGCCCCTATGCGCGCGGCGTGCACTGGACCAGCTCCCTCGAACTGGCGGTGCGCCTGGTGAACTGGGCCTTCGCCTGGAACCTGCTGGGCGGCGCGGATACCGCGCTCTTCAATGGCCAGGCGGGGCGCGACTTCCGCCGCCGCTGGCTGGACAACATTTACCAGCACTGCCACTTCATCCGCGGCTATTTCTCCCGCCATTCCTCGGCCAACAACCACCTCTTCGGCGAGTACATGGGCCTCTTCATCGCCAGCGTGCAGTGGCCTTGCTGGGCCGCGAGCGCAGGCTGGCGCGAGCTGGCGCGGCGCGGCCTGGAAGCGGAGGCGCTGAAGCAGAACACGGCGGACGGCGTGAACAAGGAGCAGGCCATCTACTACCAGCACGAGGTGATGGACATGATGCTGCTCTGCCAGCACGTGGCCCGCGCCAACGGGGCCAGCTTCTCGCCCGCCTATCTGGAGCGCCTGGAGCGCATGGCCGAATTCGTGGCGGCCCTGATGGATGCGGGCGGCAATGTGCCCATGACGGGCGATGCGGACGACGCGCAGATGGTGCGCCTGTCCTACGAGGCGGACTGGAGTCCTTACCGCTCCCTGCTCGCCAGCTGTGCCCTGCTGTTCGGGCGGGGCGACTTCAAGCGCAAGGCGGGGCGGCTGGACGACAAGAACCGCTGGCTCTTCACCCACGATGGCGCGGAACAGTGGGAAAACCTGCCGCCTGCCGGGCCGGAGCAGCCCGTGATGGCCTTCCCCGAAGGCGGCTACTACCTGCTGGGCAAGGACTTCGGCGGCCCGCGCGAAGTGCGCATCGTGGCCGACTGCGCGCCCCTGGGCTACCTCTCCATCGCCGCCCACGGCCATGCCGACGCCTTGTCCTTCACGCTGTCCGCCGGGGGAGAGGAGCTGCTGGTCGACCCCGGCACCTATGCCTATCACACGCAGAAAGCGTGGCGCGATTACTTCCGCAGCACGGCCGCCCACAACACGGTGCAGGTGGACGGCATGGATCAATCCGAAATCGCGGGCAATTTCATGTGGCTGCACAAAGCGAACGCCCGGCTCCTGGCGCACGATGTCTCGGGCGGGGTCCAGGTATTCGAAGGCGAGCACGACGGATACCGCCGCCTCGCGGATTCTGTGTTGCACCGCCGCAAAATTTGCTTTGATTCCAATCGGAACGTGGTTGTTGTAAAAGATATATTAGAATCGTCCAACGATCACGAAGTAGTCCTGCACTGGCATTTCGCCGAGGGCTGTGCAGTGGAAAAAACGCCGGAAGGCCTGCGTGCCGCAGGAAGCCGGGTCAGCATGAACATGAAATGCGGGCTGGGCGAGGGGGCTGAATTGCTGCGTTGCAGCGAAGCACCTATCGGCGGCTGGATCTCACGCAGATTCGATGAAAAAACAACGATCACCACTGCCGCCTGGCGCGGCAGGATTCGTGGAACGGCCGAGATTGTGACCGAAATCGCGTTGCAATGGCTGTGA
- a CDS encoding nucleotide sugar dehydrogenase gives MKISIFGLGYVGAVSAGCLASDGHTVIGVDPNRTKVDLINEGHTPIIEKDIGAMIAATVKDGLLRATTDVRDAVLNTDMSLICVGTPSQLNGNLDLSHVRKVCQQIGAAMKEKDGFHVVVARSTMLPGSMRAVVIPTLEEASGKKAGVDFGVCNNPEFLREGTAVHDYYHPPKTVIGETDEKAGEMLLKLYEKMDAPLVRTDVETAEMVKYTDNTWHAVKVAFANEIGNICKAVGIDGHKVMEIFCQDTKLNLSPYYMKPGFAFGGSCLPKDVRALTYKARNLDLDLPLLNSILPSNQKQVEKGLKMIMDKGARKVGILGFSFKAGTDDLRESPLVDVIEHLLGKGYELKLYDKNVNLAALTGANQDYILNHIPHISKLMVESMDEVLSFAETVVIGNGAAEFKAVPGMLKEGQTVVDLVRISKEQSGGQYDGICW, from the coding sequence TTGAAAATCAGTATCTTTGGCCTGGGCTATGTGGGCGCCGTCTCGGCGGGCTGCCTGGCATCGGACGGCCACACCGTCATCGGCGTCGATCCCAACCGCACCAAGGTGGACCTGATCAACGAAGGGCATACGCCCATTATCGAGAAGGACATCGGGGCCATGATTGCGGCCACCGTGAAGGACGGCCTGCTGCGCGCCACCACCGACGTGCGCGACGCGGTGCTCAATACGGACATGTCCCTCATCTGCGTGGGCACGCCTTCCCAGCTGAACGGCAATCTGGACCTGAGCCACGTGCGCAAGGTCTGCCAGCAGATCGGCGCGGCCATGAAGGAGAAGGACGGCTTCCACGTGGTGGTGGCGCGCAGCACCATGCTGCCCGGCTCCATGCGCGCCGTGGTCATTCCGACCCTGGAGGAAGCTTCGGGAAAGAAGGCGGGCGTCGACTTCGGCGTGTGCAACAACCCCGAGTTCCTGCGCGAAGGCACGGCCGTGCACGACTACTACCATCCGCCCAAGACCGTGATCGGCGAGACCGACGAGAAGGCGGGCGAGATGCTGCTCAAGCTCTACGAGAAAATGGACGCGCCCCTCGTGCGCACGGACGTGGAAACGGCCGAAATGGTCAAGTACACGGACAACACCTGGCACGCCGTCAAGGTGGCTTTCGCCAACGAGATCGGCAATATCTGCAAGGCCGTGGGCATCGACGGCCACAAGGTCATGGAGATCTTCTGCCAGGACACCAAGCTCAATCTCTCGCCTTACTACATGAAGCCCGGCTTCGCCTTCGGCGGCTCCTGCCTGCCCAAGGACGTGCGCGCCCTGACCTACAAGGCGCGCAACCTGGACCTGGACCTGCCGCTCTTGAACAGCATCCTGCCGTCCAACCAGAAGCAGGTGGAGAAGGGCCTGAAGATGATCATGGACAAGGGCGCGCGCAAGGTGGGCATCCTCGGCTTCTCCTTCAAGGCGGGCACGGACGATCTGCGCGAATCGCCCCTGGTGGACGTGATCGAGCACCTGCTGGGCAAGGGCTACGAGCTCAAGCTCTACGACAAGAACGTGAACCTCGCCGCGCTGACGGGCGCGAACCAGGACTACATCCTGAACCACATCCCGCACATCTCGAAGCTCATGGTGGAGTCGATGGACGAAGTGCTGTCCTTCGCCGAGACCGTGGTCATTGGGAACGGCGCCGCCGAATTCAAGGCCGTGCCGGGCATGCTGAAGGAAGGGCAGACCGTGGTGGACCTGGTGCGCATCAGCAAGGAGCAGAGCGGGGGGCAGTATGACGGCATCTGCTGGTAA
- a CDS encoding glycosyltransferase family 4 protein has product MTASAGKRVLILVENLPSPFDRRVWQEATTLYANGYEVSIICPTGKGYESRYEVIDGIHIYRYRLPLEAEGAKGYAIEYSLALFHTFRLAWKVLFQRGFDIIHACNPPDLLFLIGGFFKLAMGKKFLFDHHDINPELYEAKFGRRDFFYKLMVLFERWSFNTADVSIATNESYKKIAIERGGMDPDKVYVVRSGPKLDRLKVLPPVEALKKGRRFLVGYVGVMGAQEGIDLLLESARHLIQDMGRTDVQFGLVGGGTSLEQMKELAQKMGIADYVTFTGRVPDQQLLEMLNTADVCVNPDVANDMNDKSTMNKIMEYMALGKPIVQFDLVEGRYSAQQASLYAAKNDPVDMARKIAELLDDPARRAQMGEFGRNRVINELEWEYEAPKLLAAYERLYSANAPLPQVFQKKES; this is encoded by the coding sequence ATGACGGCATCTGCTGGTAAGCGCGTCCTCATCCTGGTCGAGAACCTGCCTTCGCCCTTCGACCGGCGCGTGTGGCAGGAAGCCACCACGCTGTACGCGAACGGCTACGAAGTCTCGATCATCTGCCCCACGGGCAAGGGCTACGAGAGCCGCTACGAGGTCATCGACGGCATCCACATCTACCGCTACCGCCTGCCCCTGGAGGCCGAGGGCGCGAAAGGCTATGCCATCGAATACTCGCTGGCCCTGTTCCACACCTTCCGCCTGGCGTGGAAGGTGCTGTTCCAGCGCGGCTTCGACATCATTCATGCCTGCAATCCGCCCGACCTGCTGTTCCTGATCGGCGGCTTCTTCAAGCTCGCGATGGGCAAGAAGTTCCTCTTCGACCATCACGACATCAACCCCGAGCTCTACGAGGCCAAGTTCGGCCGCCGCGATTTCTTCTACAAGCTCATGGTGCTGTTCGAGCGCTGGTCCTTCAACACGGCCGACGTCTCCATCGCCACCAACGAATCCTACAAAAAGATTGCGATAGAGCGGGGCGGCATGGACCCGGACAAGGTATATGTCGTACGCAGCGGCCCCAAGCTGGACCGCCTGAAGGTGCTGCCGCCGGTGGAGGCCCTGAAGAAGGGCCGCCGCTTCCTGGTGGGCTATGTGGGCGTGATGGGCGCCCAGGAAGGCATCGACCTGCTGCTCGAATCGGCCCGCCACCTGATCCAGGACATGGGCCGTACCGACGTGCAGTTCGGCCTCGTGGGCGGCGGCACCTCGCTGGAGCAGATGAAGGAGCTGGCGCAGAAGATGGGCATCGCCGACTACGTGACCTTCACCGGCCGCGTGCCCGACCAGCAGCTGCTGGAGATGCTCAACACCGCCGATGTCTGCGTCAATCCCGACGTGGCCAACGACATGAACGACAAATCGACCATGAACAAGATCATGGAGTATATGGCGCTGGGCAAGCCCATCGTGCAGTTCGACCTGGTGGAAGGCCGCTATTCGGCCCAGCAGGCTTCGCTGTACGCGGCCAAGAACGATCCGGTGGACATGGCGAGGAAGATCGCCGAGCTGCTGGACGATCCGGCGCGGCGCGCCCAGATGGGCGAATTCGGCCGCAACCGCGTCATCAATGAACTCGAATGGGAATACGAAGCGCCCAAGCTGCTGGCCGCCTACGAAAGACTGTACTCGGCCAATGCACCCTTGCCGCAGGTATTCCAGAAGAAGGAAAGCTGA
- the galE gene encoding UDP-glucose 4-epimerase GalE produces the protein MKILVTGGMGYIGSHTVVELMQAGHEVVVIDNLSNADPSVRQRVARITGKEFEFQNADIRDRAALEQVFAGRGIGAVIHFAGLKAVGESVAQPLRYYDNNVSGSVALCEVMAKHGVKTLVFSSSATVYGDPATVPITEDFPLSATNPYGRSKLMIEEILRDLHVSDNSWRIALLRYFNPVGAHESGLIGEAPSGIPNNLLPYVAQVAEGRRESLSVFGGDYPTPDGTGVRDYIHVVDLALGHLKALDKLAEGPGVRTWNLGTGHGYSVLDMVRAFEKASGKPVPYKIVGRRPGDIATCYADTARAERELGWKARYDIDRMCTDAWRWQSSAK, from the coding sequence ATGAAGATACTGGTAACGGGCGGCATGGGCTATATCGGCTCCCATACCGTCGTGGAGCTGATGCAGGCGGGCCATGAGGTGGTGGTGATCGACAATCTGTCGAACGCCGACCCCTCGGTGCGCCAGCGCGTGGCGCGCATCACGGGCAAGGAGTTCGAATTCCAGAACGCCGACATCCGCGACCGCGCAGCGCTGGAGCAAGTGTTCGCAGGGCGCGGCATCGGGGCCGTGATCCATTTCGCGGGACTGAAGGCGGTGGGCGAGTCGGTGGCCCAGCCCCTGCGCTACTACGACAACAACGTGAGCGGCAGCGTGGCCCTGTGCGAGGTGATGGCAAAGCACGGCGTGAAGACGCTCGTGTTCAGCTCCTCGGCCACCGTCTACGGCGACCCGGCCACGGTGCCCATCACCGAAGACTTCCCCCTGTCGGCCACCAATCCCTACGGGCGCAGCAAGCTCATGATCGAGGAGATCCTGCGCGACCTGCATGTGTCCGACAACAGCTGGCGCATTGCCCTGCTGCGCTATTTCAACCCGGTAGGCGCGCACGAAAGCGGCCTGATCGGCGAAGCCCCGAGCGGCATTCCCAACAACCTGCTGCCCTATGTGGCCCAGGTGGCGGAGGGGCGGCGCGAGAGCCTGTCCGTGTTCGGCGGCGACTACCCCACGCCGGACGGCACGGGCGTGCGCGACTATATCCACGTGGTCGACCTTGCGCTCGGCCACCTGAAGGCGCTGGACAAGCTGGCCGAAGGGCCGGGCGTGCGCACCTGGAACCTGGGCACGGGCCATGGCTACAGCGTGCTGGACATGGTGCGCGCCTTCGAGAAGGCCAGCGGCAAGCCGGTGCCATACAAGATCGTCGGCCGCAGGCCGGGCGACATCGCCACCTGCTATGCGGACACTGCGCGCGCGGAGCGCGAACTGGGCTGGAAAGCGCGTTACGACATCGACCGCATGTGCACCGATGCCTGGCGCTGGCAGTCCTCAGCGAAATAA
- a CDS encoding sugar phosphate nucleotidyltransferase, whose amino-acid sequence MKAMILAAGKGTRVRPLTYELPKPMIPILGKPVMAYLVEHLARYGVTEIMVNVSYLHDKIEEYFGEGHQFGVQIGYSFEGYTNDDGEVVPEPIGSAGGIKKIQEFGGFFDETTIVLCGDAVIDLDIKSALFEHRRKGALATVITREVPWEKVSSYGVVVSDEDGRVTAFQEKPSREQARSNCASTGIYIFEPEVIDLIPSGRPFDIGSELFPLLAERGLPFYSQTRKFDWIDIGSVKDYWEVLQAVLLGDVANMKVPGVQVEEGVWVGLNTSIDWSEGTQIEGPVYIGSGVRIDPGAHIVGPSWIGHGSHICSGAKVVRSVLFEYTRVLPDVTLEELIVLKDYSVDRSGEMKHVSQYDSNEWANARDRRAQRRHLESLGDLTQLEQKKA is encoded by the coding sequence ATGAAAGCTATGATTCTTGCGGCCGGCAAAGGCACGCGCGTCCGCCCTTTGACCTATGAGCTGCCCAAGCCCATGATTCCCATCCTCGGCAAGCCGGTGATGGCCTACCTGGTGGAACACCTGGCGCGCTACGGCGTCACGGAGATCATGGTCAATGTCAGCTACCTGCACGACAAGATCGAGGAGTATTTCGGGGAAGGCCACCAGTTCGGCGTGCAGATCGGCTACTCCTTCGAGGGCTATACCAACGACGACGGCGAAGTAGTGCCCGAGCCCATCGGTTCGGCGGGCGGCATCAAGAAGATCCAGGAATTCGGCGGCTTCTTCGACGAGACCACCATCGTGCTGTGCGGCGATGCCGTGATCGACCTCGATATCAAGTCGGCCCTGTTCGAGCACCGCCGCAAGGGCGCGCTGGCCACCGTCATCACGCGCGAAGTGCCCTGGGAAAAGGTGAGCAGCTACGGCGTGGTGGTGAGCGACGAGGACGGCCGCGTCACCGCCTTCCAGGAAAAGCCCAGCCGCGAGCAGGCGCGCTCGAACTGCGCCAGCACCGGCATCTATATCTTCGAGCCGGAAGTGATCGACCTCATACCCTCGGGCCGTCCCTTCGACATCGGCTCCGAGCTCTTCCCCCTGCTGGCCGAGCGCGGCCTGCCTTTCTACAGCCAGACCCGCAAGTTCGACTGGATCGACATCGGCAGCGTGAAGGACTACTGGGAAGTGCTGCAGGCCGTGCTGCTGGGCGACGTCGCCAATATGAAGGTGCCGGGCGTGCAGGTGGAGGAGGGCGTGTGGGTGGGCTTGAACACCAGCATCGACTGGAGCGAGGGCACGCAGATCGAAGGGCCCGTGTACATTGGCTCCGGCGTGCGCATCGACCCCGGCGCCCACATCGTGGGGCCGAGCTGGATTGGTCACGGCAGCCATATCTGCTCGGGCGCCAAGGTGGTGCGCAGCGTGTTGTTCGAATATACTCGTGTGTTACCGGATGTTACGCTGGAGGAATTAATCGTCCTGAAGGATTATAGTGTCGACCGCTCCGGCGAAATGAAGCATGTGTCGCAGTACGACTCGAACGAATGGGCCAATGCGCGCGACCGCCGCGCGCAGCGCCGCCATCTGGAGAGCCTGGGCGACCTCACCCAACTAGAACAGAAGAAAGCATGA
- a CDS encoding mannose-1-phosphate guanylyltransferase/mannose-6-phosphate isomerase → MKIYPVILSGGAGTRLWPLSRAALPKQLLPLVSDKTMLQDTALRLHGRAELMPPLVVCGNEHRFLVAEQMREIGIKPMAILLEPVGRNTAPAVAAAAHFLKRRDPEAMMLVLPADHVITDTEAFHQAIGRAAEQAAAGALVTFGIVPTGPETGYGYIKSGEPMPKGEQAFKVERFVEKPDRATAEGFVAAGNYYWNSGMFLFQAEAYLKELGQFQPAMLAASAEAVDKGYGDLDFCRLEEAAFTSCPSDSIDYAVMEHTRHAVVIPASIGWSDVGSWSALWEVQPGDGDGNVSRGDVYLDNVKNTLVRAESRIVAVVGVEDLVVVETPDAVLVAHKDQVQRVKQVVDHLKGQDRTEHLHHTRVYRPWGCYEGIDIGERFQVKRITVNPGGKLSLQMHHHRAEHWVVVSGTARVTCGDKVSLLTENESTFIPIGMNHRLENPGKVPLHLIEVQSGSYLGEDDIVRFEDVYQRT, encoded by the coding sequence ATGAAAATCTATCCCGTTATCCTGTCCGGCGGCGCCGGCACCCGTCTGTGGCCACTTTCGCGCGCGGCGCTGCCCAAGCAATTGCTGCCCCTGGTCTCCGACAAGACCATGCTGCAGGATACGGCGCTGCGCCTGCATGGCCGCGCGGAACTGATGCCGCCGCTGGTGGTGTGCGGCAATGAGCACCGCTTCCTCGTCGCCGAGCAGATGCGCGAGATCGGCATCAAGCCCATGGCCATCCTGCTGGAGCCGGTCGGCCGCAACACGGCGCCCGCCGTGGCCGCTGCCGCGCACTTCCTCAAGCGCAGGGACCCGGAAGCGATGATGCTGGTGCTGCCCGCCGACCACGTCATCACCGATACCGAAGCCTTCCACCAGGCCATCGGCCGCGCCGCCGAACAGGCTGCCGCCGGTGCGCTCGTCACCTTCGGCATCGTGCCCACGGGACCGGAAACGGGCTATGGCTACATCAAGAGCGGCGAACCGATGCCCAAGGGCGAGCAGGCCTTCAAGGTCGAGCGCTTCGTGGAGAAGCCGGACCGCGCCACGGCCGAAGGCTTCGTCGCAGCGGGCAACTACTACTGGAACAGCGGCATGTTCCTGTTCCAGGCGGAAGCCTACCTGAAGGAGCTGGGCCAGTTCCAGCCCGCCATGCTGGCCGCCAGCGCGGAAGCGGTGGACAAGGGCTACGGCGACCTGGATTTCTGCCGCCTGGAAGAAGCCGCCTTCACCAGCTGCCCGTCGGACTCCATCGACTACGCCGTGATGGAGCATACCCGCCACGCAGTGGTGATTCCGGCCTCCATCGGCTGGAGCGATGTGGGTTCGTGGTCCGCGCTGTGGGAAGTGCAGCCGGGCGACGGCGACGGCAATGTGAGCCGCGGCGACGTTTACCTGGACAATGTGAAGAACACCCTGGTGCGCGCCGAGAGCCGCATCGTGGCCGTGGTGGGCGTGGAAGACCTGGTGGTGGTGGAAACGCCGGACGCCGTGCTGGTGGCGCACAAGGACCAGGTGCAGCGCGTGAAGCAGGTGGTGGACCACCTGAAAGGGCAGGACCGCACCGAGCACCTGCACCATACGCGCGTGTACCGTCCATGGGGCTGCTATGAGGGCATCGACATCGGCGAGCGCTTCCAGGTCAAGCGCATCACCGTGAACCCGGGCGGCAAGCTTTCGCTGCAGATGCACCATCACCGCGCGGAGCACTGGGTGGTGGTGAGCGGCACGGCGCGCGTCACCTGCGGCGACAAGGTGAGCCTGCTGACCGAGAACGAATCCACCTTCATCCCCATCGGCATGAACCACCGCCTGGAGAACCCGGGCAAGGTGCCGCTGCACCTGATCGAAGTGCAGTCCGGGAGCTATCTGGGCGAGGACGACATCGTGCGTTTCGAGGATGTCTACCAGCGCACCTGA
- a CDS encoding FxDxF family PEP-CTERM protein encodes MKTVLAAIAIAGTAWSAQAADISSTGTISLTNGTNFFGRVLDGASGDTFTDRWDFASVGTFDLAAGVIAVTPGTVDGISISGFELFNSAGLSLGGMQHSSGLSDVWTLSTSHLVPDSYYLMVSGTLLGSEAASYGGTLTTVNAVPEPETYGMLIGGLGLLGFLARRRKQG; translated from the coding sequence ATGAAAACCGTTCTAGCTGCAATCGCCATCGCAGGTACTGCATGGTCGGCCCAGGCGGCCGACATCAGCAGCACCGGCACCATCAGCCTCACCAACGGCACCAACTTCTTTGGCCGCGTGCTGGACGGCGCCTCGGGCGACACCTTCACCGACCGCTGGGACTTCGCCTCGGTGGGCACCTTCGATCTGGCTGCAGGCGTGATCGCCGTCACCCCGGGTACGGTGGACGGCATCTCGATCAGCGGCTTCGAGCTGTTCAATTCGGCCGGCCTGTCCCTGGGCGGGATGCAGCATTCCAGCGGCCTGAGCGATGTGTGGACCCTGTCCACCTCGCACCTGGTGCCGGACAGCTACTATCTGATGGTATCGGGCACGCTGCTGGGCAGCGAGGCGGCCAGCTACGGCGGCACCCTGACCACGGTGAATGCCGTGCCTGAACCGGAGACCTATGGCATGCTGATCGGCGGCCTCGGACTGCTGGGCTTCCTGGCCCGCCGCCGCAAGCAAGGCTGA
- a CDS encoding TIGR03790 family protein — protein MRATFLLPALLLAGAVQAQMTSPGLQAAHLAVIVNDDEPNSVAIAEHYRKARDIPARNMVHVRIPGKPRKLTAEQFARLKEEIDSKLPADIDAVLMVWTAPYAVECNAITAAYTLGFDPQQCLKPCGPGRPSAYFNSAASSPRADSLRLAMLMPTESVADAKALIERGVASGFRAAPATAYYLVTSDKARSSRVPFFPRSGVIPAKKLTIKTLQQDVLEGAKDILIYQTGQASVSKLDTLQFVPGALADHLTSWGGDLLGDSQMSSLRWLEAGATATYGTVSEPCNHWQKFPNPTVLLRHYLNGSTAIEAYWKSVAWPAQGLILGEPLAAPYHRH, from the coding sequence TTGCGAGCGACCTTCCTGCTGCCAGCCCTGCTGCTGGCCGGCGCCGTCCAGGCGCAAATGACCAGTCCCGGCCTGCAGGCCGCCCACCTTGCCGTCATCGTCAACGACGATGAACCGAACAGCGTGGCGATTGCCGAGCACTACCGCAAGGCCCGCGACATCCCGGCCCGCAACATGGTCCACGTGCGCATCCCCGGCAAGCCGCGCAAGCTCACGGCCGAGCAGTTCGCCAGGCTCAAGGAAGAAATCGACAGCAAGCTGCCTGCCGACATCGACGCCGTGCTCATGGTCTGGACGGCGCCGTACGCGGTGGAATGCAATGCCATCACGGCCGCCTACACGCTCGGCTTCGATCCCCAGCAATGCCTCAAGCCCTGTGGCCCCGGGCGGCCCAGCGCCTACTTCAACTCCGCGGCGTCCAGCCCCCGCGCCGACAGCCTGCGCCTGGCGATGCTCATGCCCACCGAATCCGTGGCCGACGCCAAGGCCCTGATCGAGCGCGGCGTGGCGAGCGGCTTCCGTGCGGCCCCGGCCACGGCCTACTATCTCGTCACGAGCGACAAGGCGCGCAGCAGCCGCGTTCCCTTCTTCCCGCGCTCGGGCGTCATCCCGGCGAAAAAACTCACCATCAAGACCCTGCAGCAGGACGTGCTGGAGGGCGCGAAGGACATTCTCATCTACCAGACGGGGCAAGCCAGCGTCAGCAAGCTGGACACGCTGCAATTCGTCCCCGGCGCCCTGGCCGACCATCTGACTTCCTGGGGCGGCGACCTGCTGGGCGACAGCCAGATGAGCAGCCTGCGCTGGCTGGAAGCGGGCGCGACGGCGACCTACGGCACGGTGAGCGAGCCCTGCAACCACTGGCAAAAGTTCCCCAATCCCACGGTGCTGCTGCGCCACTACCTGAACGGATCGACGGCGATCGAAGCCTACTGGAAGAGTGTCGCCTGGCCCGCGCAAGGCCTGATCCTCGGCGAGCCCCTCGCCGCCCCCTACCATCGCCACTAA